Proteins encoded within one genomic window of Haladaptatus sp. QDMS2:
- a CDS encoding Rid family detoxifying hydrolase: MKRIIHTDEAPEAVGAYSQATTNGSLVFTAGQIPLTPEGELLDDEPIDVQAEQCLDNLTAVLAEAGAEMSDVLKVSVFLNDIDDFTAMNDTYATYFDDEPPARSAVEVANLPKGVDVEIEAIASVEE, encoded by the coding sequence ATGAAGCGAATCATCCACACCGACGAGGCTCCCGAGGCCGTCGGCGCGTACAGCCAGGCAACGACGAACGGCTCGCTCGTGTTTACCGCCGGGCAGATTCCACTCACGCCGGAGGGCGAACTCTTAGACGACGAACCTATCGACGTGCAGGCAGAGCAGTGTCTCGACAACCTCACTGCCGTCCTCGCGGAAGCCGGCGCGGAGATGAGCGACGTGCTCAAAGTCTCAGTGTTTCTGAACGACATCGACGACTTCACGGCGATGAACGACACGTACGCGACGTACTTCGACGACGAACCGCCGGCCCGCAGCGCAGTCGAAGTCGCCAACCTGCCAAAGGGCGTCGACGTCGAAATCGAAGCCATCGCCTCCGTCGAGGAGTGA
- a CDS encoding SDR family NAD(P)-dependent oxidoreductase, with protein sequence MTDDYEITPPELTADRILTLSDPRFSDDSVAIVTGAASGIGRATAVALAKNGLTVVATDMDEDGLAETVAVADEVDAPGPVETVDVNLTDDAEVEALVETAAELGQLRYVANIAGLQHIASIENFPMETYDLMQNVMVRAPFLLTKLAFPHIREADDGVGAIANMASVHGHLATKDKPSYIMTKFALRGLTQAIAAEGEGRIRSFSVSTAYVKTPLVTNQVPDTARERGISEREVVEDVMLGHSRVKEMMEPVDVANLFTFGFSQYGQHLDGGDLRWDGGMTLTYE encoded by the coding sequence ATGACAGACGACTACGAGATTACACCGCCCGAACTGACCGCAGACCGGATTCTCACCCTCTCAGACCCGCGTTTTTCCGACGACTCTGTCGCCATCGTCACCGGGGCCGCATCCGGCATCGGCCGCGCGACTGCGGTGGCACTCGCGAAAAACGGCCTCACCGTCGTCGCCACCGACATGGACGAGGACGGTCTCGCAGAGACGGTGGCGGTCGCAGACGAGGTCGATGCACCCGGCCCTGTCGAGACGGTGGACGTGAACCTCACCGACGACGCCGAGGTGGAGGCACTCGTGGAGACGGCCGCCGAGCTGGGACAGTTGCGCTACGTCGCGAACATCGCGGGTCTCCAGCACATCGCCAGCATCGAGAACTTCCCGATGGAGACGTACGACCTGATGCAGAACGTGATGGTTCGTGCGCCCTTCCTGCTCACGAAACTCGCCTTCCCCCACATCCGCGAGGCAGACGACGGCGTCGGCGCAATCGCCAACATGGCCTCGGTCCACGGTCACCTGGCGACGAAGGACAAGCCCTCCTACATCATGACGAAGTTCGCCCTGCGCGGGCTGACGCAGGCCATCGCCGCCGAGGGCGAGGGGCGGATTCGCAGTTTCAGCGTGAGTACCGCCTACGTCAAGACGCCGCTCGTGACGAATCAGGTGCCGGACACGGCCCGCGAGCGCGGTATCAGCGAGCGCGAAGTCGTCGAAGACGTGATGCTCGGCCACAGTCGGGTAAAGGAGATGATGGAGCCGGTGGACGTAGCGAACCTGTTCACGTTCGGCTTCTCGCAGTACGGCCAGCATCTGGACGGTGGAGACCTGCGCTGGGACGGCGGCATGACGCTCACGTATGAGTAA